The genomic stretch CTGTCTTCACCTGTATTCCAATCAATATATACCGCATTTTGCAATGGAAGATTTTCTCTTACCCAAACAATGTCATCCGAAAAAATATAGTAGGACGGAGAGGTAACCCTTTTGCTCATTTCCGCTATTGCGTTTTGATAGTAAGGTAACTGGCATACACTTCCAGTAGTAGCCCAATGTTTGGGTTGCAAATAATCTCCACGACGAATGTGTAGAGAAACTGCGTTTTCATCCTTATCCAAAATGTCAAGCATATCAAGACTTCTACTGTTGGCTTTGCTTCTGTCAAAAGTGAAAGCTTCCCTGACCTCATCCTTTATATCTGCAAAGAAACGTTCCGACTGATAAAACCCTTTAAAATAAAGTAAAGGCCAAAAGTATTTCTTTTCAAAAGCCCTTAAACTATTGGGGGCTTGTTTCCGTTCATATATTTTTTTGAAGAAAAGAAATTCGATAATTTTTTTCAGAGGCTGGTTTATACAAAATTCTGTATGGGGCAGCTTGAATACACGATGCATTTCATATCCGTAGTGCACTTTATAATGCATCATGTCCGAAAGGTCTATGCGCACCTTTGGATAGTACTTTTTCATCCGCAAATAAAAAGCATAAATAAACATTTGATTTCCCAACCCACCTGTCACTTTTATAAGTCTCATATTTCTTTGTCATTTTTTTGTTATCTGCAATATTTCAATTTGCATTTCGACATTGTTTATGCATAAATTGAAAATGCAAAGGTATTGATTTTATCAGAGTCTACAAATATCTTAAAAAAATATTGTAAATGTTTACTTGGAAAATATTGTTTTCCCTTATAGCAGTTTACTATCTCGTTATTATATAGTGAATTAACCGTATGAAAGATATGAAGTAAAATTTAGAAGAAAAATCAGAAGATATTATGATATATCGGTTGTCTTTCTGTGGTACAGCATGTAAGTAATGTTTTTAATGGAAGTGAGTTACTTCGTCAACGGAATAAAATTTTCCAAGTTTACTCTCATTAGAATTCTTGCGATATTTCTTCAAAAATGTCGAATTCTGTCCCCCAAAAAAGGTAGAGTGAATCTCTGAAAGTTTTGTACTTTAGCTATATTCTTGTTAGGATATTTCTCTCTTTCTTGCTTTTAAATTTTATTTACGAAAAACGCCTAAAAACAAAAAAGTAAACTAATATGGAACTTTAAGTGTGAGTTTGTTGGCTGATTTTACATTGCTTACTGAATATTTTTGATTAGTTTTATCTCATGCCGTACCTTTTTTCACTTGGTATAAGGTCTTTCATCAATGTTTCGACAATTTTACTGAATGATTAAAATTAAATATTGTATATTTATATTGTCTTGGAATCGTATATTTAATACAGGCCTTAGGTCCCTCTTTTAAGTGACAAGTTTAGTTTTATCAATTATATATGATATCTTTGCAACTTTACATTTCCTACTATTAGGAAATGTAAAAACATATCGGATGATTTATTTATTGAAACATTGCAAAACTATACTATCAAGATGGGCTGGCACATTTACAATATGGCAGTGACAAGCTGATTAATTTTTATTTGTTAAACGAACAGGAATATAAATTTGTTATTATTGAATGCAGCCTCAGGTAGTGAAATTGAGCAGGTACTGGAAAAAATGGTAGATTTTGGGATGGATGTAGGTAAGGATATATTTGTCGCTATTCTGATATATTTAATCGGTCGTTTTATCATTAAGCAGATAGTGTATTGATGCCAAAGTTCTTGAAAAACGGAAGATAGAAACGTTGGGTAGCTCAAAGTGTTAAACTTTATCCGCTGTTCGGTCTGACCATGTCCAATTGGATGTTTGATATGCATGATCTGGATGTTGACTGGGATGGAGAACATGTTCATGTTAATATGGGGGTAACCATAGTGAATTCCGTATCGGGGTTAGTCTCGGAGTCGGGGAGGAACTCGCTTTGGGACGTAACTGGACTATGAATGTTGAATTCGGATACCAATTGATTGATGATTTTGACCAAGGAATTATTAATTTCGGAACTGCATACCAGTTCTAAAAACATATCAAGAAGCAGATCAGTTCTATACACTGTCTGTCTCTTGAACTTTATTAAAATCACTATTTCTAGGTATTTCAGAATCTCTTTCAAACCTTTTACTTTGCAGCAAACAAATTAAATGATTTGCTGTATGAAAAAAATGGGTATAATTTATGGTTCCTCTACTGGAACTTGTGAAAGCATCGCACAGACAATAGCTGAAAAATTAGGTGTGGCATCAGTTGATGTAATTGATGCAAGCAAAATTACCACAGAAAAAGTGGGAGGTTATGATATCTTATTATTAGGGACTTCTACTTGGGGGGACGGTGAATTGCAAGACGATTGGTATGATGCTATTAAAACGGTGAAGACTGCAGATCTGAATGGTAAAATCGTTGCTCTCTTTGGTTGTGGAGATTCAGAGTCCTATTGTGATACATTTTGTGACGGTATGGGAGTTATATATGACCAGTTAAAGAATTCCGGTTGCACTTTTGTAGGAGCAGTTCCTGCCGATGAGTATTCATATTCATCTTCGATAGCGGTAATCGATGGAAAATTTGTAGGTTTGGCTCTTGATGACGTGAACGAAAGTGGCAAGACCGAAGAACGTATAAACAATTGGATTGAAGAAATAAAGAAGAACTTGTAATTTTGACAATTGCCTTATGATAGCTTCAGACATTAACCCGGTAGAATTGAAAGTATTTCTGAATCATATTTATGAATTTAAAAAAGGAGTACGTCAGATGGTACTCTATACTACCAATAGGAAGTATGAAGATTTTGCTGTAAAACGGCTGACCAATCAAAAGATTAATTACATAATCCAGCCTGTGGGGAATGATAAGATAAACCTGTTTTTCGGTAGAAAAGAATGCATTAATGCCATTCGTTTCCTAGTGACTCAGCCACTGAACAAACTGTCACCCGAGCAGGATTTTATTCTTGGAGCTATGCTGGGGTATGATATTTGTGCACAATGCAAACGTTATTGCGAACGTAAAGTACAATAATCTCAATTTCACGTAGTTTTAAATGTAGTAGTAAAGGGATGTCTGAATAATTCTCAGGCATCCTTTTTCACTTTTTATGTGAACCATCTTTATATCTATTTTGTTGCATTATTAGCATAAACCTTAAAAATGAGAAGATATGGATAAAGAAAAAAAGAAAAAGATGGAACAAAAGAATGAGCTGACGAATAGTGGTCAGCGGTTTCCTGTTGAACAAGTGTCCAATACTGGTAAGCCTACCAAGAAACAGGTGAAAGCAGCGGTAAAAGAGTTGAATCCAGATGTGAACAGTTTGGGGAGTAGAGGGTAATTTAAAGTTGGATACAGTGATGGGTATAACTGAACAAATTGAAGAGGCGAAACGGTCGGATTCATTGTTGCTGCTGGTGTTCTATGCAGATTGGTCTCCTCATTATGAATGGATTGAACCGTTGGTACATGAATTTGAAAAGCGGGTTAACATTGTGAGAGTCAATATAGAAGTCAATCGGAAGGTAGCCGATACTTATGAAATAGAAATAGCCCCCAGCTTTGTCCTCCAACGTAAGGACAAGGTATTGTGGGAAAAAACAGGCAAACTATTCCCGGGAGAATTAAGAGATGTCATTGAAATGTTTAAGAGTTGAGATCCATACATCCGTATGGATTAAAAAAGTTCCGTTGGTATGCAGCTACGGGACTTTTTTTCTTGTAGGCGGTTTTGTACAATGAAAAACATATCGTACCTTTGCCAAACATTTGATTAAATATTAAAGAATATATGTTCAGAAGTCATACTTGCGGAGAGCTCAGACTTTCCGATGCAGGCAAAAGTGTAACGTTGGCAGGTTGGGTACAGCGTGCACGTAAAATGGGAGGGATGACGTTTGTCGATCTTCGTGACCGTTACGGTATTACCCAATTGGTATTCAACGAAGCGGTGAATGCCGAACTTTGTGAACGTGCCAATCACTTGGGGCGTGAATTTGTTATTCAAATAACCGGTGAAGTGAACGAACGTTCAAATAAGAATATGAATATTCCCACAGGTGAAATTGAAATCATCGTATCGGAATTGAATGTACTTAATTCAGCGGTAACTCCTCCTTTCACGATAGAAGATAATAGTGACGGAGGTGATGATATCCGTATGAAATTCCGTTATTTGGATTTACGCCGTAATTGTGTGCGTAAAAATTTGGAACTCCGTCATAGAATGACAATGGAGGTGCGTCGATATTTGGACAGCAAAGGGTTTCTGGAAGTGGAAACTCCTATGTTGGTAGGTTCTACTCCTGAAGGAGCTCGTGATTTTGTTGTTCCTTCACGTATGAACCCGGGACAGTTTTATGCACTACCGCAGTCTCCGCAAACACTGAAGCAATTGCTGATGGTTTCCGGCTTTGATCGTTACTTCCAGATTGTAAAGTGTTTCCGTGATGAAGATCTTCGTGCAGATCGTCAGCCTGAGTTTACTCAGATAGACTGTGAGATGAGCTTTGTTGAACAAGAAGATATTATTTCCACTTTCGAAGGAATGGCAAAACATTTGTTCAAGGAGTTACGTGGAGTCGAACTGAGCGAACCGTTTCTGCGTATGACATGGGCAGATGCCATGAAATATTATGGTAGTGACAAACCAGATTTGCGTTTCGGCATGAAGTTTGTGGAGTTGATGGATATCATGAAAGGTCATGGTTTCTCTGTTTTTGATGATGCAGCATATATTGGTGGTATCTGTGCGGAAGGGGCTGCAAGTTATACCCGTAAACAGTTAGACCAATTAACCGAATTTGTCAAGAGACCTCAGATCGGTGCGAAAGGTATGGTTTACGCCCGTGTGGAAGCTGATGGCAATGTAAAATCCAGTGTAGACAAATTCTATTCACAGGAAGTCCTTCAGCAGATGAAGGAAGCGTTCGGTGCCAAGCCGGGTGACTTGATCCTGATTCTGAGCGGTCCTGATGCCATGAAGACTCGCAAGCAGTTATGCGAACTTCGTCTGGAAGTGGGACGTCAGCTGGGACTACGTGACAAGAATGAATTTGCTTGTCTGTGGGTAGTTGATTTCCCGATGTTTGAGTGGAGTGAAGAAGAAGGCCGTCTGATGGCCATGCACCATCCGTTCACTCATCCGAAAGAAGAAGATATTCCTTTGTTGGATACAGATCCGGCTGCTGTTCGTGCCGATGCTTACGATATGGTAGTAAATGGTGTGGAAGTAGGAGGCGGTTCAATTCGTATCCATGATTCACAATTACAGGCCAAGATGTTTGAGATTTTGGGTTTTACTCCGGAAAGAGCACAGGAACAATTCGGCTTCCTGATGAATGCATTCAAATACGGAGCACCTCCTCATGGTGGTTTGGCATATGGCCTTGATCGCTGGGTTTCTTTGTTTGCAGGACTTGATAGTATTCGTGACTGCATAGCATTCCCTAAAAACAATAGTGGGCGCGATGTGATGTTGGATGCTCCCGCTGCTTTGGATCAATCACAATTGGATGAGTTGAATCTGGTCGTTGATATAAAAGAGGAAAAGTAAGTTTTGTCTGCTTTTATAGAGTCTTGTATAAAAGACCGATAACGGGGGATCCGAACATAGCGTAGCGAATACTGTTTCAGCTAATTCGTTACGCTTTATCTTTTTGATTTAAAGTAGTCCGATAAGCTGAAACAGATTACAAACAAATGAAGGAAGCATATAAAAATCAAGCGTATGAAAGAGAAAAATACGATCAAGATAAAGCGTTATAAATCACCCTGCGGAGTGTTGCTGCTCGGTTCGTTTGGCGAAAAACTCTGCCTGTGTGACTGGCAGGTGGAAAAACACTGCGATCGTGTGAACCAACGGTTGAAGCGGATATTGTGTGCCGAATTTGAAATAAGTACGTCAGAAATAATCGAAGAAGCAATAGAGCAACTCAACGAGTATTTTGCAGGACAACGCAAAGAATTTAATGTGCCGCTTCTTTTTGTGGGCACGGATTTTCAGAAAACAGTATGGAATGAACTGCTAAAGATACCGTTCGGCAAAACAATTTCTTACGGTGAAATGGCCAAGCATATCGGGAGGCCCCAAGCAGTTCGTGCGGTAGCCAATGCTAATGGTGCAAATTCCATATCAATCTTTGCACCTTGCCATCGTGTGATCGGTAGTGACCACTCGCTGACGGGATATGGAGGCGGACTGTCCGCTAAAAAGTTTTTATTGGAATTGGAATCACAACCTCGGTTAATGTTATGAACAGACAAGAAACATTTCCAATGCTGTAATAATAAATAAAAAGGAATGGGTGATGAAAATGCCCATTCCTTTTTATCATATCTTCTTAATGAATTACCATGTTGTTCCTTGGAATACACTACTTTCGTTATAAGGAACCAGATACCCGTTCATTGTCAGCGTGTTGCCCGAGAAATTTGGATTTATAGTAACACTAGCCTGATTGGTTCCGCCAGTCAGTACAATGGAAACGGTGGCCGAAACGGCAATACCATTAATTCCATAATTATAGTACACATTACCGTCTTTATCCTGGCGCATACTTATTCCGTTCACATTTCCCTGAACCGTGACACCTCCCAAGCCGTTCGGGCTCCAGTTATACACAAAATTAGTAAAGGCGGTCTGAATAATACCTTGCCCATCGTTTACTTCCACATAATTCGTGTTAGAGGAAACAAAACGCATTATTCCATTACGGAATACAACGTTATCAGCTTCTAATACAAAAGAACCGTTTTTTAAAGCATTAATTGCTTGGACGTAGGATACAGAGTCCTGCTGAGCTTCCAAGGCTTTCTTTTCCTGACGTTCTTTCTTCCATGCTTCACGTTTAGCGTCTTCTCTTTGTTTTCTGGTTTGTGCATTTGTTACTCCGCTGAAGCAAACGAGTAACAATGCGGCTAAAAATAATACTTTTTTCATAATTAAGCTGTTTAGTAAATCAATAATATCTTTTGAATATTCTGATAACTAAAACAGCTTTAACCATGAATTGTTTAACGAATATGTGAATTTATATAACGATAACGTTTGTATTTAATCTATAAAGCGTCGGGTTAGATTTTCAAACTTATCAATACGCCGGTCACGGAGAAAAGGCCACCAGCGACGAACATTCTCGCTACGGGTCATATCCAGTTCCACTACCATATTTTCTTCATCCATATTGCTGGCTTGTACCAGTATTTCTCCTTGAGGACCTGCCACGAAGCTATTACCCCAAAATTGGATACCATTTGTCTGACCGGAAGGATCGGGCTCATGTCCTACGCGGTTCACGGCGATAACCGGCAGACCGTTTGCCACGGCATGGCCACGCTGCACAGTTACCCATGCATCTAGTTGCCGGATTTTCTCTTCTTGAGTGTCTGTGCTTTCCCAACCTATAGCTGTAGGATATATAAGAATTTCAGCACCTTTCAGTGCCATCAGCCGTGCACCTTCGGGATACCATTGGTCCCAGCAGACTTGTACACCTAGTTTTCCCAGTGACGTCTGAATGGGTTCAAATCCTAGGTCACCGGGAGTAAAATAAAATTTCTCATAATAAGCGGGATCATCGGGAATATGCATTTTGCGGTATTTTCCTGCTATACTGCCATCTTTGTCAAAAACGACGGCTGTATTGTGATACAGTCCCGGAGCACGCTTCTCGAATAACGAAGTAACCAGTACAATGCCGTATCCGGCAGCCAACTCACTGTAGAAACCGGTAGAAGGACCGGGAACCGGTTCTGCCAAATCAAACATATCCGTATCTTCTGTCTGACAGAAGTAAGAGGTGTTGTGCAACTCTTGCAATACAACCAGCTGTGCACCTGCCGCCGCCACCTGTTCTATATTGCGATGCAGTTTGCTCAAATTATGACGGATATCATTTGTGCATGTCTGTTGGATAATTCCTATTTTAATCGTTCTTTTCATACATATATTTATTAATATACACCTTCGGGATATTGCATGGTGACGCAATGCAACGAGCCATGTTGCTTTATCAAAGCAGTGCAGTCAATACCTACTATTTCTCTTCCGGGAAATGCTTCCGCCAATACTTCTTTAGCGCGCATATCATTTACAAAATCAGCATAAGTAGGATAGAGTACAGCTTCATTCATTATCAGGAAATTGGCATAAGTTGCCGGCAAGCGATGATGTTCCTCATCATAAACAGCACTCGCCATAGGCAGCGGAAGCAGGCGGTATGGCCTGCCGTTCAAAGTACGGAACGCTTTTAGTTCTTCTTCCATCATTGCCAGTTCCTTATAGTGTTCATCTTTTTCATTGGTGCACTTTACATACACAATGGTATCATCCGGACAGAAACGTGCCAATGTGTCCACATGGCTGTCTGTATCATCACCTGCCAGATAACCATGTTTCAACCATAGGACCTGTTTTAAGTTGAATGTTTCTTTTAGAAAATCCTCCACTTCCTGTCGGTTCATTTCATTTCTGTTTTTAGCCAGCAAGCATTGCTCTGTAGTCAGCAGGCTTCCTTTCCCATCACTTTCTATGGAACCTCCTTCTAAAATAAAATTCCGGCAGAAAACATATTCACCTTTCAGAACAGGATGGTGAAAATATAGTTCGTTATTAATCTGGTTATCATAATTTGCGGCAAACTTCATTCCCCAACCATTAAAACAGAAATCCAGTAGTAGGGGAGTAGCGTCTTCTTTCAACAAGGTGATAAAAGCATGATCGCGTGCCCAAGTATCGTTTGTGTTGATTTTTGATGTGATGAGTTTTTGGATATCAGCTCCATAATTATCTATACTATTTCTTATGGAATCGGGGTCTGGAGCCACAATCAACAAATTCTGACGTTTCAAAACCTCATAAGCTATCTTAAGAAAACAGGTATTCACTTCTTCCAACATGCATGCCCAGTCTGTGTCTTTATGGGGCCACGTTAGTTGAATCAAACTTTGTTTATGCCATTCGGCAGGTAAATAGGACATATTCATATTTTTAAATTTACTTCGCAAAGATATGAAATAAACTTTATAGGTTGATTAGTCATCGCTTCGTTTTTGTAACGAACCTTTCCTTCTTTTCCATAAGAACCAGCGGAACAGTTCGTCCCAAGTATTGAAATCTTTTTTATACATGAGACCTACTCCTTGAGTGGTCAGGGTAGATTTAGTAAAATAGCGGTCATTAGTCTGATTATATCCTCTCAAACGGAAATCTCCGTTTTTTGTCAATAACCATATCGCTTCAAAGTCTCCTACGAAATTGCTATTTGCCATCACATTCTCCTTATAGCCGAAGTTTCCATTTATCATTAGCCTGTTATTCAATAACCTGCCGGACAACATAGCTTCTGCTTCCACATCTGTCCAACCTTTTTCACCGGTGCTTAAGTTGGCACCTATGTTCCAGTTTTTATTGCCCATCCATTGGGACAACATATTATTCAGCTGACCGGAAAGTGTACTGAAGGCTAAAGAACTGGTCGCATTAGAGGATTGGTCATTATTGGCATAATCATAGGTGTAGAACTTACCAATTCCCAGCAAATAAATAATCTGTGTATTCATTTGTTCTTCCGTACTGGTAGCACTACGTACCAATTCCCGGTCTTCCTCGCTTACAGTGGGCAGTTCCAAATCGAATTTAATATCCGGATTGGATAAATTTCCTGTCAGATTCATCAGACAGTTTACCTTCACCGTACCTTGGTTACGCGAGGGATCTACTACCAAATCACTTAAAGAAGCTGAATTAACCGTGTACACCGCCTGTAAATCAAGATTTGCTTGATAAGGATCACCTGAGAAAGTCACCGTACCACCCGATTTCAAGATAAAGTCCTTGCGTATTACTTCCTGCATGCTTAGTTTATACATACCTTGATCTATAACATAACTACCAAACATACGAAAGTCACCTTTATTGAAAAAATTCACTTGCAGATTTCCATTTCCGGTTGCTGTAATATTATCTCCCGCTACAGGATCCATGATAATTTTCATGGTAGCGTTGGGAGTTGCTTCTATCAACATATTGATGCGGAGATCCATAGGAGGTCCGTCTTCCTCTTTAGTCTTACGCACATTAGAGTGGTGGTAAAGATCGGTTTCCACATCATCGTGAATGCGCTTGGGAGTTTTGTCTACAAAAGTAATAAACTGGTTGCTCGCTGCTTCCGTGGTCACTCCGGTTATATAAGTGAAGCTGGTATTGCTGCCTGTAGTCAGTGAAGCGTCCACTGTCATCGCATTATTTCCACCATCCAGCACCACATTTCCTGTACCATATACTTTTCCGTAAAAAGGCATATTCCCGGCTTCGTAGGTATTGTACATCAACAGGTTGTTTCCTCGTATATTGAAATGGTACATTAGATTTTTCAGCTTTGTGTGATGCAGATAACCATTTACCAGTCCGTCATGTCCCTCACGGTCATAGACTTTTACATTCCTGAAATCCAGACTGCCCGAAGATATATGTATGGAGTCATCCCGGATTTGGAAATAGGTGTTCAACACATCAATTTTAGCATCCATTTTGGCCCGCACTTCACCTTCCAGATCCAAATGCTTGAAATCACCATATAAACGGACATTCCCGTTGACACGACCATTTATTTCACTGAAAATTCCTTCTATAAAAGGTTGTAAGAATCCCAGATTCGTACTATCTGCCCGAATCAACAGGTCAAGACCTTTTAACTTGGGAGAGACATACCCTGTCACATGAGTGGAGGAAATTCCTTTTTCCGCTATTTGGGCATCCAGTCGTACTCCGCCCAATTCCTTATCCCATACACCTGTAATATCGGCTTCTCCTAATAAAGAACGGTTCAGACAGAAATTGTGCACATTTAGACGGGTTCGCATCACGGGGTTCTTCATAACACTTTTCAAATGAACCTTTCCAGTTACAAGTCCGCCAAACTCTACATCGTCAAACTGCACGATATCCAGTACATAGTCCAGCTTGATATTTCTCAAATCCACCCGGCAGGAATCACTTTCTTTCTTGGTCAGTTTACCATCTATCCTTAAATATTGGTCTTCATGTTCAAACAGGAAATTATTAATGAATACGCGTCCCGAATCTATGGCGATATGCGAAGGATGAATGTTCCATACCGTATCATTTAGCACTACTTTTGTGGGCTGTATGTTTATATCTGCCTGAAGAATAGGATGGGGGCCTTCCGTTTTGAAGAAACGGGTATCGGCGGCAAATTTACCACCGTAAGTCACATCAGTATTGTTTCCCCAGTTAATTGTTGTTTCCAAATAATCGTTTTTAGCATTGGCTTCCACTGAGAAGTTAAGCATTGCACCACTTTTCATTAACATACCGCCTCGCAGTGAGCATTTGAACCGGTCGGAAGGATTCTCACAAAATAAAACGCCTGAATCATAACGTGTTCCATTGTATCTGAATTCCGGAAAATGTCCTTCTACGTGCAACTTCTCCTCGCCATCGTTAAAATATCCTTTTAAAGATGCCGGCAAATATAATTCCAATGGAATCTGAAATAATTTGGATAGCACTTCGGTATTCTCCAAGCAGATATCAAACTGGAAGTTATTATGAGGCTCGGGCATATTATCCTTTATTGTCAGTAAGGACGGAATATAGCGTTGTACCGTCTTTACCACGCTGGCCGGAATGGTGTGGTAGGAATAGTCACCGCGTATCACTGCTGTCATGAAGGATGAATTTATGCGCAACTCTTTTTCACCGCTTACCTGTCCGGCTGTAATAGTCAGATTGTCAAGAAAACACCCTCTTTCATCGGGAGCGTTTAATTGCAGGCTGTCCAATGAAATACGCCCGTTCATGTCGTCAATGGATTTGCCGGTGAAATCGGCCGTGAGTCCCAGCGATATACTGGCATTCTCATATTTGTCCGACAAATGGAGGTCGTGGGGGCGCAGGTTCTTTACGGATGCCTTCAGATTAAAGTCAGGGATTGTTTTGGCAACATTGAAATTACCGTCTATCTGGACAGAACCGTTTGCGTCGTCCATGGACAAGCGCCCGTTAAAGCCTCCATCCTTATATACGCCATCCAACATGATATTTTCATATTGATATTGACTATATTCAAAAGAAGATATGATTCCTTTGATGTATGACTCCGGATACCGGTTCTTATAGTTGAAACCTTTCAGTTCCACATTGAAATCCACCTTGCCGAATTTCTTTTCCTGATTAAGTAATTTTCCCAAATCCAGG from Phocaeicola dorei encodes the following:
- a CDS encoding translocation/assembly module TamB domain-containing protein, yielding MISSKSLKYTVRILLGTLIGVYLGIIVLLNIPYVQGKLSVFVTKELKNILNTEVSIGRIDMGLLNRIIVEDVLLHDRKNQEMLKVARLSAKFDLLPLLNGKVTISSVQLFGFTVNLNRETPESAPNFQFVLDAFASKDTVKTKSNLDLRINSVLIRRGRVTYDILSEPETPGKFNAHHLSVKNLAATLSLKALRSDSLNAAIRRVSFDEQCGFSLQKFAMKVTANNKRLDIKDFGVELSNTALKIDSLTLKYDSLLELPQMTENVRYDGSLKASVILKDLAPFVPALSRFEEPLDLNLVFSGHGKHLDCPTLQLANHHGLMIAGEAALSNWDAGMDMYIYGKLGNLIMTKEGINVLMTNLTGKVPPILQRLDYIRFNGEAAGYLHDLTLTGLFYTGAGMVKTDVMMSIDEQSMSRTYSGSVASADLDLGKLLNQEKKFGKVDFNVELKGFNYKNRYPESYIKGIISSFEYSQYQYENIMLDGVYKDGGFNGRLSMDDANGSVQIDGNFNVAKTIPDFNLKASVKNLRPHDLHLSDKYENASISLGLTADFTGKSIDDMNGRISLDSLQLNAPDERGCFLDNLTITAGQVSGEKELRINSSFMTAVIRGDYSYHTIPASVVKTVQRYIPSLLTIKDNMPEPHNNFQFDICLENTEVLSKLFQIPLELYLPASLKGYFNDGEEKLHVEGHFPEFRYNGTRYDSGVLFCENPSDRFKCSLRGGMLMKSGAMLNFSVEANAKNDYLETTINWGNNTDVTYGGKFAADTRFFKTEGPHPILQADINIQPTKVVLNDTVWNIHPSHIAIDSGRVFINNFLFEHEDQYLRIDGKLTKKESDSCRVDLRNIKLDYVLDIVQFDDVEFGGLVTGKVHLKSVMKNPVMRTRLNVHNFCLNRSLLGEADITGVWDKELGGVRLDAQIAEKGISSTHVTGYVSPKLKGLDLLIRADSTNLGFLQPFIEGIFSEINGRVNGNVRLYGDFKHLDLEGEVRAKMDAKIDVLNTYFQIRDDSIHISSGSLDFRNVKVYDREGHDGLVNGYLHHTKLKNLMYHFNIRGNNLLMYNTYEAGNMPFYGKVYGTGNVVLDGGNNAMTVDASLTTGSNTSFTYITGVTTEAASNQFITFVDKTPKRIHDDVETDLYHHSNVRKTKEEDGPPMDLRINMLIEATPNATMKIIMDPVAGDNITATGNGNLQVNFFNKGDFRMFGSYVIDQGMYKLSMQEVIRKDFILKSGGTVTFSGDPYQANLDLQAVYTVNSASLSDLVVDPSRNQGTVKVNCLMNLTGNLSNPDIKFDLELPTVSEEDRELVRSATSTEEQMNTQIIYLLGIGKFYTYDYANNDQSSNATSSLAFSTLSGQLNNMLSQWMGNKNWNIGANLSTGEKGWTDVEAEAMLSGRLLNNRLMINGNFGYKENVMANSNFVGDFEAIWLLTKNGDFRLRGYNQTNDRYFTKSTLTTQGVGLMYKKDFNTWDELFRWFLWKRRKGSLQKRSDD